Proteins encoded within one genomic window of Formosa agariphila KMM 3901:
- a CDS encoding DUF808 domain-containing protein gives MASGFFALLDDIAALMDDVATMGKVATKKTAGILGDDLAVNAEKASGFLSSREIPVLWAITKGSLKNKAIILPFAFLLSALLPVSIPIILTLGGLYLAYEGAEKIYEYIVPHEHDITPIVEAKSETDLLKLEKEKINAAIVTDFILSVEIVIMALGTVVGHPLTTQIIVVSLVALLATVGVYGIVALIVRMDDIGLKLINLNEEDNSISDKFGRFLVRALPWVIKGLGVVGTIALLLVSGGIFLHNIPYLHDLFHALPSMISEFISGTVIGFIVLLIVILIKKILPKKV, from the coding sequence ATGGCTTCAGGTTTTTTTGCATTATTAGATGATATCGCCGCTTTAATGGACGATGTAGCAACTATGGGAAAAGTAGCAACTAAAAAAACCGCAGGAATATTAGGCGACGATTTAGCTGTAAATGCAGAAAAGGCTTCTGGATTTTTATCCTCTAGAGAAATACCTGTATTATGGGCCATTACCAAGGGGTCTTTAAAAAACAAAGCTATAATTTTACCTTTTGCCTTTTTATTGAGTGCTTTATTACCTGTATCGATACCCATAATTTTAACACTAGGAGGACTATACCTTGCATACGAAGGTGCCGAAAAAATATACGAATATATTGTACCTCATGAGCATGATATAACACCTATAGTAGAAGCAAAATCTGAAACCGATTTATTAAAACTTGAAAAGGAAAAGATAAATGCTGCAATAGTTACAGACTTTATTCTTTCGGTTGAAATTGTAATTATGGCTTTAGGAACTGTTGTAGGTCATCCCTTAACTACTCAAATAATCGTAGTCTCTTTAGTCGCACTTTTAGCTACTGTAGGTGTGTATGGTATTGTTGCACTTATTGTAAGAATGGACGACATTGGTTTAAAATTAATTAACTTAAACGAAGAAGATAATAGCATCTCGGATAAGTTTGGCCGATTTTTAGTACGTGCACTTCCATGGGTAATTAAAGGCCTAGGCGTGGTTGGTACTATTGCTTTACTCCTAGTTTCTGGAGGTATCTTTTTACACAACATACCATATTTACACGATTTATTTCATGCATTACCAAGTATGATTTCTGAATTTATTTCAGGTACAGTAATTGGTTTTATAGTTTTACTTATCGTTATTTTAATAAAAAAGATATTGCCTAAAAAAGTATAG
- a CDS encoding acyl-CoA thioesterase — translation MKFKHIEESQITMTQLMLPSHSNFRGNIHGGFILNLMDQIAFACASKHSEHYSVTASVNKVDFLNTIAVGELVTLKASINYTGRTSMVVGLRVESEDIHTGVIKHCNSSYFTMVAKDKDYNSVEVPGLILDTEDSIRRFARSIKRQKQARKRSENFNSTDFKIEEYLEEVREHNVQITL, via the coding sequence ATGAAATTTAAGCATATAGAAGAATCTCAAATTACAATGACTCAATTAATGTTGCCTTCCCACTCTAATTTTAGAGGAAATATTCATGGAGGATTTATTTTAAATTTGATGGATCAAATTGCGTTTGCTTGTGCTTCAAAACATTCCGAACATTATTCGGTTACAGCTTCTGTAAATAAAGTAGATTTTTTAAATACCATTGCGGTAGGCGAGTTGGTCACTTTAAAAGCATCCATTAATTATACGGGACGAACTTCTATGGTGGTAGGTTTACGTGTAGAATCTGAAGATATACATACAGGAGTTATTAAACACTGTAACTCGTCTTATTTTACTATGGTTGCAAAAGATAAAGATTATAATAGTGTTGAAGTCCCTGGTTTAATTTTAGATACAGAAGATAGTATAAGACGATTTGCTAGAAGTATAAAAAGGCAAAAACAGGCGCGTAAACGAAGTGAAAATTTTAATTCTACCGATTTTAAAATTGAAGAATATTTAGAAGAAGTAAGAGAGCATAACGTACAAATTACGTTATAA
- a CDS encoding sigma-54-dependent transcriptional regulator — protein sequence MKSILLIEDDVAFSNMLKRFLEKHNYGVSISYGFEDAKAIILKDDFDLIFTDLRLPDGDGLELLEIVKQHKEKTPVILMTGYAEVSTAVKAMKQGAIDYISKPFNQDEVLHVINNALNSAPIVESKPKPTEKKESLSNSEFVTGISSTSKKLSEYIQLVGPTDMSVLITGESGTGKEVVAKSIHNISSRKNKPFVAVDCGAIPNEIAASEFFGHKKGSFTGAISDKKGHFESANFGTLFLDEVGNLSYENQIQLLRALQERRVKPIGSSEEIEVDIRLVTATNEDLLKAVEAGDFREDLYHRLNEFTIKIPNLSERKDDIIIFADYFLDKANVQLNKNVIGFTDEVLNIFHNYSWPGNLREFGNVVKRATLLTTGDFIEQSVLPAELKLGSSQGSTAVQSKNFSTKDNEKDLIIRALEQANNNKTHAAKLLNVTRKTLYNKIKEYGINL from the coding sequence ATGAAGTCAATCCTTTTAATAGAAGATGATGTTGCTTTCTCTAATATGCTAAAACGTTTTTTAGAGAAGCATAACTATGGCGTATCAATAAGTTATGGTTTTGAAGATGCCAAAGCCATTATATTAAAAGATGATTTCGATTTAATTTTTACTGATTTAAGATTGCCAGATGGCGACGGATTAGAGTTGTTGGAAATAGTAAAACAGCACAAAGAAAAAACACCTGTAATTTTAATGACCGGTTATGCCGAAGTGTCTACAGCTGTAAAAGCAATGAAGCAAGGCGCTATAGACTATATCTCTAAACCCTTTAATCAGGATGAAGTTTTACACGTTATAAATAACGCTTTAAATTCTGCACCAATTGTAGAGTCTAAACCTAAACCTACTGAAAAAAAGGAGAGTCTCTCTAACTCCGAATTTGTTACTGGAATTAGCTCTACTTCAAAAAAATTAAGTGAATACATTCAACTTGTTGGACCTACAGATATGTCGGTTTTAATTACTGGTGAAAGCGGAACAGGTAAAGAAGTTGTTGCAAAGTCTATTCATAATATAAGTTCAAGAAAAAATAAACCTTTTGTGGCTGTAGATTGTGGTGCTATTCCAAATGAAATTGCTGCAAGTGAATTTTTCGGGCATAAAAAAGGGTCTTTTACAGGCGCTATTAGCGATAAGAAAGGACACTTTGAATCGGCTAACTTCGGAACATTGTTTTTAGATGAAGTTGGAAATTTATCTTACGAAAATCAAATTCAACTGCTTAGAGCATTGCAAGAGCGTCGTGTAAAACCTATTGGAAGTAGTGAAGAAATAGAAGTAGATATTAGATTGGTTACCGCAACTAACGAAGATTTGTTAAAAGCAGTTGAAGCAGGAGACTTTCGTGAAGATTTATACCACAGATTGAATGAATTTACAATCAAGATTCCAAATTTAAGCGAGCGTAAAGATGATATTATAATTTTTGCAGATTACTTTTTAGATAAAGCTAATGTGCAGCTAAATAAAAATGTTATTGGATTTACAGACGAAGTTTTAAATATATTTCATAATTACTCTTGGCCTGGAAACTTAAGAGAGTTTGGAAATGTGGTTAAGCGTGCCACCTTATTAACGACAGGCGATTTTATAGAACAAAGTGTTTTGCCTGCTGAGTTAAAATTAGGGTCAAGCCAGGGTAGTACAGCTGTGCAGTCCAAAAACTTTTCAACAAAAGACAACGAAAAAGATTTAATTATTCGCGCTTTAGAGCAAGCTAATAACAATAAAACTCACGCAGCTAAACTTTTAAATGTGACTCGAAAAACACTTTATAACAAAATAAAAGAATACGGTATTAATCTATAA
- a CDS encoding hybrid sensor histidine kinase/response regulator gives MEKSNRKITLKVIIGYVILATVAVTTIFLVFTEIKNFLNLKREDISDRNKVIAVGNLIANIYENESIARAAIQSGSQAQYNNYIYKNHLLNDDIDSLKTKLVNEHQILLLDSVKQLIAVKFENIGALKRIKEDDISEKSIEKALQKINTIESSVGRLTIHDFAEDPDALTPERKKTIEEYIAIVNKYRPKEQDELKSENRLDSIVIAAREMLKEVKRDALIQKNNLSAKENSLLKSDLNVSKSLRNLLFNLENEILLHSEKLNKERDSALNKSSKILILSTIVGSILIILFSFIILNDFWKSQKYRKELEKANAYTNSLLQSREQLISMVSHDLRTPLSTVTGYTDLLAKISTDSKSKYYIDRISKSSKYMKDLVDDLLEFSKLERGTISIEKIPFLLNPIIDEVMVSVKSVYPDKDIKLNVEYTSNIEKSILGDPFRVRQILYNLVGNAYKFTDSGEIKIETKSFKNAERKQFLQIRVSDTGIGIPLEKQPIIFQEFTQIEGENEKKYDGFGLGLTISKKLANLLDGELSFISEEKKGSTFILTLPVEYSVKPIAKLKPKHINIAAHSHVIVIDDDATLRQLLTDILQDKKLKVTAFETAKKALKAMENLPYDLVITDIQLPKMNGFHFMEILKSSSFYKQQPIIASTGRKDLKGDIYKESGFSDIIFKPYGAKELIATVSKWLPKADLKLEIEPPAAVDIQNFKHFNLAPISSFLNNDIESLKDTLQLFLNETEINIETLKSGVENRDLETIHATSHKMLTMFKQLEIKKVIPSLTYLDKLKDINDSELDSTFKNLLEHTALTVAEMEKFID, from the coding sequence ATGGAAAAATCTAACAGAAAAATAACTTTAAAAGTAATTATTGGTTATGTCATTTTAGCCACAGTTGCTGTTACAACCATTTTTTTAGTCTTTACAGAAATTAAGAACTTCTTAAACCTAAAACGTGAAGATATTAGTGATCGAAATAAAGTTATTGCTGTTGGAAATTTAATTGCCAATATCTATGAGAATGAAAGTATTGCTAGAGCAGCAATACAAAGTGGTTCCCAAGCGCAGTATAATAATTACATATATAAAAATCATTTATTAAACGACGACATAGATAGTTTAAAAACTAAACTAGTTAACGAACATCAAATCCTCTTATTAGATAGTGTTAAGCAGTTAATTGCTGTAAAGTTTGAAAATATTGGAGCCCTTAAGCGTATTAAAGAAGATGATATTTCTGAAAAATCTATAGAAAAAGCGTTACAAAAAATAAATACAATTGAGAGCTCTGTAGGCCGTTTAACTATACATGATTTTGCAGAAGACCCAGATGCTTTAACACCAGAACGTAAAAAAACAATTGAAGAATACATTGCCATTGTAAATAAATACAGACCGAAAGAACAAGACGAACTAAAAAGTGAAAACCGATTAGATTCTATTGTAATTGCTGCAAGAGAAATGCTAAAGGAGGTGAAAAGAGATGCTTTAATTCAGAAAAACAACTTATCTGCTAAAGAAAATTCACTATTAAAAAGTGATTTAAATGTCTCTAAAAGCTTGAGAAACTTGCTCTTTAATTTAGAAAACGAGATCCTATTACATTCAGAAAAACTAAATAAAGAACGTGATTCTGCTTTAAACAAAAGTTCTAAAATTTTAATCCTGTCTACTATAGTAGGTTCAATTCTAATTATTTTATTTTCCTTTATCATTTTAAACGATTTTTGGAAAAGTCAGAAATACAGAAAAGAATTAGAAAAGGCCAATGCCTATACAAACTCTTTACTACAAAGTCGTGAACAATTAATCTCTATGGTTAGTCACGATTTACGAACGCCTTTAAGTACTGTAACGGGTTATACCGATTTACTGGCAAAAATTTCTACCGATAGCAAATCTAAATACTATATAGATAGAATCTCTAAATCGTCTAAATACATGAAAGATTTGGTAGATGACCTTTTAGAATTCTCTAAACTAGAACGCGGCACTATCTCTATAGAGAAGATTCCGTTTTTATTAAATCCTATTATAGACGAAGTCATGGTTAGTGTAAAATCTGTTTATCCAGATAAAGACATTAAACTAAATGTAGAATACACCTCTAACATAGAAAAATCTATTCTTGGAGATCCTTTTCGCGTACGCCAAATTCTGTATAACCTGGTAGGAAATGCATATAAATTCACAGACTCTGGTGAAATTAAGATTGAAACAAAATCTTTTAAAAATGCCGAAAGAAAACAGTTTCTACAAATTCGTGTATCGGATACAGGTATCGGGATTCCGTTAGAAAAACAACCTATTATTTTCCAAGAATTCACTCAAATTGAAGGTGAAAATGAAAAGAAATATGATGGTTTTGGATTAGGTTTAACCATTTCTAAAAAGCTAGCAAACTTATTAGATGGCGAATTATCGTTTATTAGTGAAGAAAAAAAGGGAAGTACTTTTATACTGACACTTCCTGTAGAATACAGCGTTAAACCTATTGCAAAATTAAAACCTAAACACATAAATATAGCAGCTCATTCTCACGTTATTGTTATTGATGACGATGCCACACTTAGACAATTGTTAACAGATATTCTTCAAGATAAAAAACTTAAAGTTACAGCTTTCGAAACAGCTAAAAAAGCGTTAAAAGCAATGGAAAACCTACCTTACGATTTAGTTATTACCGACATACAATTACCTAAAATGAATGGGTTTCATTTTATGGAAATCTTAAAATCTTCAAGTTTTTATAAACAGCAACCTATAATTGCATCTACAGGACGAAAAGATTTAAAAGGTGATATATACAAGGAAAGTGGGTTTTCTGATATCATTTTTAAACCTTACGGAGCAAAAGAATTAATTGCAACTGTGAGTAAATGGTTGCCGAAAGCGGATTTAAAATTAGAAATTGAACCTCCTGCTGCAGTAGACATTCAGAATTTTAAGCATTTTAATTTAGCACCCATTAGTTCGTTTTTAAATAACGATATCGAATCTTTAAAAGATACTCTTCAACTGTTTTTAAACGAAACAGAAATTAATATAGAAACGCTTAAATCTGGTGTAGAAAACAGAGATTTAGAGACCATTCATGCTACAAGTCATAAAATGCTGACCATGTTCAAGCAATTGGAAATTAAAAAGGTTATTCCGTCGTTAACGTATTTAGATAAGTTGAAAGATATTAATGATTCTGAACTGGATTCAACATTTAAAAACCTATTAGAACACACCGCTTTAACCGTAGCGGAAATGGAGAAATTTATAGATTAA
- a CDS encoding GH25 family lysozyme codes for MIPKKVILALIIVCSSALIFAIYYFRIDLSIMYHRLSQESSTADSKNESIFKRYPRSLYGVDLSHYQGTIDWKLVNYINDSIPIAFIIIRATMGIDGLDSTYITRWETIKEKGIIRGAYHYYRPNQHSLSQSKQFKAHVRLRPGDFPPILDIENLSTIQSVENLKKGIKKWLVDVELHYGVTPIIYTGDHFYRKHLNTPEFDKYPIWIANYGNYAEPFTKPWSIWQFTEQGQIEGVEGFIDLNVFKGTYPDLKALLIK; via the coding sequence ATGATTCCGAAAAAAGTAATTTTGGCTTTAATTATAGTGTGTAGTTCTGCGCTAATTTTTGCCATTTATTATTTTAGAATAGACTTAAGTATAATGTACCATAGGCTAAGTCAGGAGTCAAGTACAGCAGATTCAAAAAATGAGTCTATATTTAAACGCTATCCAAGATCTTTATATGGCGTAGACTTATCTCACTACCAAGGAACCATAGATTGGAAATTAGTTAACTACATTAACGATAGCATACCAATTGCCTTTATTATTATACGAGCAACCATGGGAATCGATGGTTTAGATAGTACGTATATAACACGGTGGGAGACTATTAAAGAAAAAGGAATTATTCGGGGTGCGTATCATTATTACAGACCAAACCAACACTCTTTAAGCCAGTCCAAACAGTTTAAAGCACACGTACGTTTAAGACCTGGAGATTTTCCACCTATTTTAGATATCGAAAATTTATCTACAATTCAATCGGTTGAGAATTTAAAAAAAGGAATCAAAAAATGGTTGGTCGACGTAGAGCTCCACTATGGTGTAACTCCAATAATCTACACTGGCGACCACTTTTATAGGAAGCATTTAAACACACCAGAATTTGATAAATATCCCATTTGGATTGCTAATTACGGTAATTATGCAGAACCATTTACAAAGCCATGGAGCATCTGGCAATTTACCGAGCAAGGACAAATCGAAGGTGTAGAAGGTTTTATAGATTTAAACGTTTTTAAAGGAACGTATCCTGATTTAAAAGCATTATTAATCAAGTAA
- a CDS encoding HAD family hydrolase produces the protein MLKAVLFDMDGVIVNTEPLHYKAYYDMFKTVNVEVPLELYQSYTGRSTISTCRGICEHFGLQNAPEELVQLKRKAFQKLFKNDPDLDLLPGVLDLIKNYYNNGITLVLASSASQITIHDVFTRFELDQYFKGRISGADLEASKPHPEIFERAAEIAGFAPSECMVIEDSTSGIKASHTAGIYCVAYKSPHSKNQDYTLANKLISDFNEIKFERIKSEFEN, from the coding sequence ATGTTAAAAGCAGTTTTATTCGATATGGATGGTGTTATTGTAAATACCGAACCGTTACATTATAAAGCATATTACGATATGTTTAAAACTGTTAATGTTGAAGTCCCTCTTGAATTATACCAAAGTTACACAGGCCGTTCTACAATTAGTACGTGTCGCGGAATCTGCGAACATTTTGGTTTACAAAATGCTCCCGAAGAATTAGTACAATTAAAACGAAAAGCGTTTCAAAAGTTATTTAAAAACGACCCCGATTTAGATCTTTTACCTGGTGTTCTCGATTTAATTAAGAATTATTATAATAACGGAATTACATTGGTCTTAGCATCGTCGGCATCGCAAATTACAATTCATGATGTTTTTACGCGTTTTGAATTAGACCAATATTTTAAAGGTCGCATTTCTGGAGCAGATTTAGAAGCGTCTAAACCACATCCCGAGATATTTGAACGTGCCGCAGAAATAGCAGGCTTTGCGCCCTCAGAATGTATGGTTATCGAAGACTCTACAAGCGGCATAAAAGCATCGCATACTGCAGGGATTTACTGTGTGGCTTACAAAAGTCCGCATTCTAAAAATCAAGATTATACTTTGGCTAATAAATTGATTTCAGATTTTAACGAGATTAAGTTTGAGCGTATAAAATCGGAATTCGAAAATTAA
- a CDS encoding YchJ family protein gives MKCPCCSGKMYNNCCELAHDNILQVKTAEALMRSRYSAFVFANGEYLMESHYKKTRPLKEKKAIVKWAKSVDWIKLDIINTTKGLEPDTEGTVEFKAIFQEEGELQMIHENSRFIKENDCWFYVDAI, from the coding sequence ATGAAATGTCCTTGTTGTAGCGGGAAAATGTATAATAATTGTTGTGAACTTGCACACGATAATATCTTGCAAGTTAAAACAGCCGAAGCATTAATGCGTTCTAGATATTCTGCTTTTGTATTTGCAAATGGTGAGTATTTAATGGAAAGTCATTATAAAAAAACACGACCACTAAAAGAAAAAAAGGCCATAGTAAAATGGGCGAAATCTGTAGATTGGATAAAGTTAGATATTATTAATACAACCAAAGGTTTAGAACCTGACACAGAAGGTACCGTAGAATTTAAAGCGATTTTTCAAGAAGAAGGCGAATTACAAATGATTCACGAAAACTCTCGATTTATAAAAGAAAATGACTGTTGGTTTTATGTTGATGCTATATAG
- a CDS encoding DM13 domain-containing protein, which yields MKLKFLILLLLAMFLASCSSNDDASANNSDMEQENEEITEVVGDFVSSAHPTSGIATVSADRKTLTLTNFKSDSGPLLELYLSTNLQVEDYISLGVLKGLDGNYTYQIPNNTDIETYNYVIVWCVDFSVNFGYAVLE from the coding sequence ATGAAACTTAAATTTTTAATTCTATTACTTTTAGCTATGTTTTTAGCAAGCTGTTCTTCTAACGACGATGCTTCTGCCAACAACAGTGACATGGAACAAGAAAACGAAGAAATCACAGAAGTGGTTGGTGATTTTGTAAGTTCGGCACATCCTACTTCAGGAATAGCTACAGTTTCTGCAGATAGAAAAACGCTAACACTCACAAATTTTAAATCGGATAGTGGCCCATTACTAGAACTCTATTTATCAACGAATTTACAAGTAGAAGACTATATTAGTTTAGGAGTATTAAAAGGATTAGATGGTAATTATACGTATCAAATCCCTAATAATACAGATATCGAAACCTATAACTATGTTATTGTTTGGTGTGTCGATTTTTCTGTGAATTTTGGATATGCCGTATTAGAATAG
- a CDS encoding THUMP-like domain-containing protein: MNTSILNTEIQRFINENLKSNISSILLKGTPFEGVETREIVEQIEAKSRCISKLESWYNTPNIYYPNKLNIEQTSSEHTANYKAALLSGVSILDITGGFGVDCFAFSKRFKQVTHCEINSDLSNIVAHNYKQLQIDNIETVAENGITYLKNTTKVFDWIYVDPSRRHDSKGKVFFLNDCLPNVPEQLDVLFKHGKQILVKTSPLLDIAIGTQELKFVKSVYVIALNNDVKELLWVLDKNATESFTIHTANITKTTVETFNFPLELEGNLNVAYSKPLNYLYEPNSAILKAGAFNSIADQLNLFKLHKHSHLYTSEGKTAFPGRIFQIVKTIPFNKKAIQKEGIKKANITTRNFQDSVSDLRKKLKIKDGGDLYLFFTTDLDSNKIVLICKKA; this comes from the coding sequence TTGAACACATCTATTTTAAATACTGAAATTCAAAGATTTATAAATGAAAATTTAAAATCGAATATTAGTTCTATTCTCCTAAAAGGAACTCCTTTTGAAGGTGTAGAAACGCGAGAAATTGTGGAACAAATTGAAGCCAAAAGTCGCTGTATTTCTAAGCTAGAAAGTTGGTATAATACACCCAATATTTACTATCCGAATAAATTAAATATAGAACAAACATCTTCAGAACACACAGCAAATTACAAAGCTGCTTTACTATCTGGAGTTTCTATTTTAGATATAACTGGCGGATTTGGAGTCGATTGTTTTGCATTTTCCAAACGTTTTAAACAGGTAACGCATTGCGAAATTAATTCCGATTTAAGCAACATAGTTGCTCATAATTACAAGCAATTACAAATCGATAATATTGAAACTGTTGCCGAAAACGGAATTACATATTTAAAAAACACAACAAAGGTTTTCGATTGGATTTACGTAGATCCTTCTAGGCGTCATGATAGTAAAGGGAAAGTATTTTTCCTTAACGATTGCTTACCAAATGTACCTGAACAATTAGATGTATTATTTAAACACGGAAAGCAAATCCTAGTAAAAACGTCTCCCCTATTAGATATTGCTATTGGTACTCAAGAATTAAAATTTGTAAAATCAGTATATGTCATTGCATTAAACAACGATGTTAAAGAATTACTATGGGTTCTGGATAAAAATGCGACAGAATCTTTTACAATTCACACGGCAAACATTACCAAAACAACTGTAGAAACATTCAATTTTCCTCTAGAATTAGAAGGTAATTTAAATGTCGCTTACAGTAAACCTTTAAACTATCTATATGAGCCTAACTCTGCGATTTTAAAAGCTGGTGCTTTTAATTCTATTGCAGATCAACTTAATCTATTTAAACTTCATAAGCATTCGCATTTATATACTTCTGAAGGAAAAACAGCATTTCCAGGTCGTATATTTCAAATTGTAAAAACCATTCCATTTAACAAAAAAGCAATTCAGAAAGAAGGTATTAAGAAAGCAAACATCACGACACGAAACTTTCAAGACTCCGTTTCCGATTTACGAAAAAAACTAAAAATTAAAGATGGCGGCGATCTATATCTGTTTTTTACAACCGATTTAGACTCCAATAAAATAGTACTGATTTGTAAGAAGGCATAA
- a CDS encoding AI-2E family transporter, with product MKAKTISNGILRAIFTLIIIAIILYLLYQIQSVIVYIIIAAVISLTGAPLVQFLRHRFKFNDSVSVIITMLLIVGSFVGLILLFIPLVIEQGHNLSLLNIEKLQGNFNNVYLEVSNYLESKHIVLEKSLEDYHLLSKINYSAIPDFLNSILSGFGTFSVAFFSVLFISFFFLKDRKLLENSFMVVVPENKKHRVKKSLYTIKHLLSRYFLGLLIQIFILFVIYAVVLSVFGIDNAIVISFLCALLNLIPYIGPLISAILMIALTLSSNIENEFSVALSTTVYVLIGFVFAQFIDNFFSQPIIFSRSVKSHPLEIFLVIIIAGILFGIIGMVVAVPTYTAIKVILKEFLSENKIVKLLTKDL from the coding sequence ATGAAAGCAAAAACTATTTCAAATGGTATTTTAAGAGCCATCTTTACACTAATAATTATTGCAATTATTCTTTACTTATTATATCAAATACAATCGGTAATTGTTTATATAATAATCGCAGCCGTTATTTCTCTAACCGGAGCACCTCTTGTTCAGTTTTTAAGACATCGTTTCAAGTTTAACGATTCAGTTTCGGTTATAATCACCATGCTTTTAATTGTAGGGTCTTTTGTTGGTTTAATTTTATTATTTATTCCACTAGTTATCGAGCAAGGGCATAACTTATCCCTCTTAAATATTGAAAAACTTCAAGGTAACTTTAATAATGTATATCTAGAAGTCTCGAATTATTTAGAGAGCAAACATATTGTTTTAGAGAAATCTTTAGAAGACTACCATTTATTATCTAAAATTAATTATTCTGCTATCCCCGATTTTCTAAATTCAATTTTAAGTGGATTCGGAACGTTTAGTGTAGCTTTTTTCTCTGTACTGTTTATATCCTTCTTCTTTTTAAAAGACCGCAAATTATTAGAAAATAGTTTTATGGTTGTTGTTCCAGAAAACAAAAAACACCGTGTAAAAAAATCGTTATATACTATTAAGCATTTATTATCTAGATACTTCCTAGGACTGCTCATCCAAATTTTCATTCTATTTGTAATCTATGCTGTAGTGCTTTCAGTTTTCGGAATTGATAATGCCATAGTAATCTCCTTTTTATGTGCCCTTTTAAACCTGATACCTTATATAGGCCCATTAATTAGTGCTATTTTAATGATTGCCTTAACATTGTCTAGTAATATAGAAAATGAGTTTAGTGTAGCCCTTTCAACTACAGTTTATGTGTTAATAGGATTTGTTTTTGCTCAATTTATAGACAATTTTTTCAGTCAGCCGATTATATTCTCTCGAAGTGTAAAATCACATCCTTTAGAAATTTTCCTAGTTATTATTATTGCAGGAATTCTTTTTGGTATTATTGGGATGGTGGTAGCCGTACCAACATATACCGCCATTAAGGTTATTTTGAAAGAGTTTTTATCTGAAAACAAAATTGTGAAACTCCTTACCAAAGACTTATAA
- a CDS encoding TrmH family RNA methyltransferase — protein MTQLNHYNTNFSKKKFPITLVCDNVNNAPNIGSLFRTADAFGVEKLILCGSYIPLGRKMTKTSRATEKVVPFEMQADVDAVISNLKSEGYLIIALEITDSSIPLREAHFKTSQPIALLIGDENFGVSETLLKASDMIVHIDMFGQNSSMNVVQATNIILYELTKQSL, from the coding sequence ATGACTCAACTCAATCATTACAATACCAATTTCAGCAAAAAAAAATTTCCAATAACCTTAGTGTGCGATAATGTAAACAACGCGCCAAACATTGGAAGTTTATTTAGAACCGCTGATGCTTTTGGAGTTGAAAAACTCATTCTTTGTGGCTCATATATACCTTTAGGCAGAAAAATGACTAAAACGTCACGTGCTACAGAAAAAGTAGTACCTTTTGAAATGCAAGCAGATGTAGATGCTGTAATTTCTAATCTAAAATCGGAAGGCTACTTAATTATTGCTTTAGAAATTACAGATTCAAGTATTCCACTTAGAGAAGCTCATTTTAAAACATCGCAACCCATTGCTTTACTTATTGGCGACGAAAATTTCGGAGTTTCTGAAACACTTTTAAAAGCATCCGACATGATTGTACATATCGATATGTTTGGTCAAAATAGCAGCATGAATGTAGTTCAAGCAACTAATATAATTTTATACGAACTAACCAAACAAAGTCTTTAA